The DNA sequence ACGGGTTTTCTCGCGCCGGTGTTCCGCGACGCCCTCGGCCTGACGTGGGGCCCGGTGCGACAGCATCTGTTCGAGCGCCTGTTCCTGATCGTGGCGTTCGCCAATCGCTTCCTGCCGGGGTTCATCCGGCAGGGAGGCACCCACCTGCTGCTCGCCGATGTCCGGCTGCGGGTACGCCGACAGCGCCGTCTGGTCTGAGGAGACATCGATGGGGGTGAAGACCGCCACGCGCCGGCTGCTGAGCCGGCGGGTCAGCGTGGCCGACATGGTCGAGTTCGGGTTGTGGCTCGGAATCCCATACGTGATCGTCGGATTGGTGTTCGCGTTCTTCGGCATCGAGCAGGTCCGTCACATCGAGTCGCTGGTCAGTCCGGTGCTTCCGGCCGGCGGCGAGATGGCCGGCTATCTGGTGGTCGCTGGTCTGTGGCCGGCCTTCCTGCTGCTGCCCGCGGTGTGCGGCGTCTGACCCCACCCACGACCATCGCAAGCAGGCTGCCGAGGAGCTGGGTCAGCCAGACGAGGTGCGCCCCCAGCAGCACCCCGCGCTGCGAGGCCTGCGGAGCGTCGCCGCCCACCGCGTACACCGCGATGTCGGAGTCCCGATAGGTCAGCGGCAGCGGCAGTGATTGCGGGTCAGGGCCCTCGACGACCACCCAACGCACCCCGGCCTCGGCGAGACGCTGCGCGTCCGCCCCACCGATGAGCAGCTGTTGCACCTCACGGGCCCGGGTGCCCTCCCCGGGGATGAGCCGCCCGGCGATGACGAGGTCACCGGTGCTGAGGACCTCGGCACGCACCCAACGCGGCAGCGGATCGAGCACCGGTGCCGCACCCGCCCACGGGAACCGGCGCATGCTGTCGACCGGCAACACGGCGACCGGCCCCGGCTCGGCGTTGATCAGCGCTGCAGCCCGCTGCCACCCGGGCGGGTAGTGCACCGACCGCACCTGCCCGCCCACCCCCCAGACCAGATCGGGCAGGGTCGCCACCAGCACCGCGCAGCACACCGCCGCCGACACCAGGGCCGGCACCCGGGGTCGTAGCGTCACCACCGCCCCCGCGGCGGCCAACGCATACGCCGGCATGGCCAGCGCCACCCATTTCTGGCCGTCGCGCACCACGCCCAGCCCAGGAAAGCCCCGGATCACCGCCTCGACGAGGGCCAGCCCCGGGCCGGTCGCCATCAACGCCGGCACCGTGACCGCAACCAGCGCCAGCAGCAGCGGCGTCGCGACGCGCCGGCGGATCAGCAACGGCACACCGATCGCCACGAGCGTGAGCAGGGCGACCACCGACAGCACCGCGAACACGTTCGTCCGCGACGCGGGCACCGCCTCGGCGTTCCAGATGCCGCCCAGGCCGGCCAGACTGCCCAGGGTGCCCAGCCCCGGCTCGGCACGCGCGGCGAACGCCGCCACCCCGGCGTCGGCGACACCAGCCTGAGACGCCCATCCCGGTGCCACCGCCGAGGCCGTCAGCCAGGGCAGCGCGGCGCCGACGGCGGCCCCCAGGCTCAGTAGCGCGCAGAACCGCCGGGACCGTCCGGCGCCGCCGGCCGCCGCGCACGTCAGCGCGACCGTGGCGGCCAGCATCAACCCGGTGGGCGTCAACCCTGCCAGCGCCATCCAGAACAGCAGCGCCGGCACCAGCACCGCCCCGCGGGATTCGGACCGGCGCAACGACAGCACCGTCAGCCCCACCCACGGCAGGCAGCCGTAACCGACCAGCAGGCTCCAATGGCCCTGCAGCAGCCGCTCGGCCACGTAGGGATTCCAGATCGCCACCGTCACCGCGACGGTTTGCCCGGCCAGGCCGGCGTCCGGCAGCAGCATCGCCACGAGCCGCGCGGCTCCCCAGCCCGCCAACCAGATGCCGAGTATCAGCAGAGCCTTGACGACCACCCCACCGTCGAGCACGTGCGAGGCCACCGCGACGGCGAAATCCTGCGGCAACGCGCGCGGCGCGGCCTGCGTCGCCCCCAGTGCCGCATCCGACAGATACGACCGAGGCGTCGACACCGCGTCACGCAGCAGCAGATAGCCCGGCGACAGCAGCGGACCGGTCACCGCCAGAGTCAGAGCCAGCGCGTAGGCCGGCGGGAACGCGCGGGTGATCAGCCCGGTCTGTCCGGGGGCAGATCGGACGGCCGTTGCGCGGGCAGCTTCTCGGTCTTCGCCTCGGCGCCGGGTACCGGCTCGCCTTCGTCGTCGCGGTGACCGAAGAACCGCCGCCCCGCGTCGTCGAGGCCCGGATCGATGAGCATCGACTCCGCGCGCAGGCTGAAGGCGCCCAGCAGCGCCCCTCCGACCAGCGCGATCAGGCCCAGCGCAGTGAAGGTGATCGGCAGGATGCGTCCCCACAGCGCCACCCGGTCGCGTTCATCCCGCGCCGCGGAGACCTGGGATTCGATCGACTCCTCGTTGGTGGTGACGCTGTAGTCGACGAAGGTGACCTCGGGTTCGAGCGCCTCGCGGGCGTAGTAGTGGTAGCCCCGATCGGTCTGTTTGACGATGGTCCCCGACACCGGGTCCACCCAGAAGGTGCGCTGCGCGGCGTAGTACCGCGTCATCGTGATCGGTTCCTCGGGATCCTCGGCCTCGATGCCCCACAACCGGGCCGGTGCGGTCGCCCTGCTGTCGGCCTCGTCGTCATAGAGCGACGCATAGGGGATCGGGTCGACCAGTTCGCCGTCGCCGTCGAAACCGACGTTCTGGGTGAACTTGTAGGTCGTCAGCCCGTTGACGTCCTCTTCACCGTCGTAGTTGGCGTCGAACGCCTTCTGCGCGATCGGATCGAAGTACGGGTAGGTCTTCTTCTCGGTGTCGAACGGGAAGCGGTAGGACAGCCCCTCGTGCGGCAACGCGATGTTGGTGGGCGGTTCCTCGTTCTCGATCGCGCGCGGCTTCTGCACC is a window from the Mycolicibacterium poriferae genome containing:
- a CDS encoding DUF3068 domain-containing protein; this translates as MNRAVALRIAACGIMGLGAALLIAALLLSTYTKSNISKIPLDIDHTVVSDGSGTAFDPASLNEQNFVVNEDVPLVMQEQVTVESPANADVVTLQVGSTLRRSDKQQENGLLLAMVDTVTLDRETAMAVSSESNPGGAVQKPRAIENEEPPTNIALPHEGLSYRFPFDTEKKTYPYFDPIAQKAFDANYDGEEDVNGLTTYKFTQNVGFDGDGELVDPIPYASLYDDEADSRATAPARLWGIEAEDPEEPITMTRYYAAQRTFWVDPVSGTIVKQTDRGYHYYAREALEPEVTFVDYSVTTNEESIESQVSAARDERDRVALWGRILPITFTALGLIALVGGALLGAFSLRAESMLIDPGLDDAGRRFFGHRDDEGEPVPGAEAKTEKLPAQRPSDLPPDRPG